In Chryseobacterium camelliae, one DNA window encodes the following:
- a CDS encoding isopenicillin N synthase family dioxygenase: protein MDKIPSVDLRDFLSGDPERKQKFVNEIGKAYEEIGFVALKGHFLDDELVDELYEEVKNFFELPAETKQKYEIPGIGGQRGYVGFGKETAKGFKKGDLKEFWHFGQYVSEDSKYKNEYPDNVMVEELPKFNEVGKEAYQMLEKTGQYVLRALALHLGLDEFYFDDKIAEGNSILRPIHYPPITQEPDDAVRAAAHGDINLITLLMGAQGKGLQVQNHKGEWIDAIAEPDELMINVGDMLSRHTNNKLKSTIHRVVNPPRELWGTSRYSIPFFMHPVSAMSLNALDNCVDELHPKLYADTTAGEFLHERLIELGLIKK, encoded by the coding sequence ATGGACAAAATACCTAGTGTAGACCTGCGTGATTTCCTTTCGGGTGACCCGGAACGCAAACAGAAATTTGTAAATGAAATCGGAAAAGCTTATGAAGAAATTGGTTTTGTTGCCTTAAAAGGCCATTTTCTTGATGATGAATTGGTGGATGAACTCTATGAAGAAGTGAAGAACTTTTTTGAACTCCCAGCGGAAACCAAACAGAAGTATGAAATTCCCGGGATCGGAGGACAGAGAGGATATGTAGGATTCGGTAAAGAAACCGCAAAAGGCTTTAAAAAAGGAGATCTTAAAGAATTCTGGCATTTCGGCCAGTATGTGTCTGAAGACTCAAAATACAAAAACGAATATCCTGATAATGTAATGGTAGAAGAGCTTCCTAAATTCAATGAAGTTGGGAAAGAGGCCTATCAGATGCTCGAAAAAACGGGGCAGTATGTATTAAGGGCACTGGCCCTGCACCTGGGGCTGGATGAATTTTATTTTGATGATAAAATTGCGGAAGGAAATTCCATTTTAAGGCCTATCCATTACCCGCCAATTACGCAGGAGCCGGATGATGCAGTAAGGGCCGCAGCACACGGAGATATTAATCTTATCACCCTTTTAATGGGAGCCCAGGGCAAAGGCCTTCAGGTACAGAACCATAAAGGAGAATGGATTGACGCCATTGCAGAGCCTGATGAACTGATGATCAATGTTGGTGATATGCTTTCCAGGCATACCAACAACAAACTGAAATCTACGATTCACCGGGTGGTCAATCCGCCAAGAGAATTATGGGGAACCTCAAGATATTCCATTCCTTTCTTTATGCACCCCGTAAGTGCCATGTCACTGAATGCTCTCGATAACTGTGTAGATGAATTGCACCCTAAACTGTATGCAGATACTACTGCCGGAGAATTCCTACATGAAAGGCTGATTGAACTCGGGCTGATCAAGAAATAA
- a CDS encoding PA0069 family radical SAM protein: MEHRDIIKGQGAQRNVVNRFDRYTFDPEDEDLDVMKTSFTEVFPKTIVNQVKSEDLPMEYSMNPYQGCEHGCSYCFARPTHEYWGYSAGVDFERKVMVKKNASELLEKFFKKRGYQAAPILMSGNTDCYQPAERQFEITRKLLQVCLDYRHPVHVLTKNALVLRDIDLLRPMAEQNLVSVSLSIPTINEELRRTMEPRTSSAANKLKAISVLAENNIPVNVMVAPIIPGLNSDEPLSILKAISEAGAQNFGYTLVRLNDSVEPVFVKWIESAFPDRAQKVLNLIRSMRGGKLGEKKYFDDRQKGEGNIADMIHNTFKIGRKKFFDGKEFPKLSTAGFTGTKDQQLRLFDW, from the coding sequence ATGGAGCACAGGGATATCATTAAAGGGCAGGGAGCACAGCGGAACGTAGTCAATCGTTTCGATCGCTATACCTTTGATCCTGAGGATGAAGACCTGGATGTTATGAAGACCTCTTTCACTGAAGTATTTCCGAAAACCATTGTCAATCAGGTAAAAAGTGAGGACCTGCCAATGGAATACTCAATGAACCCTTACCAGGGCTGCGAGCATGGCTGTTCCTATTGTTTTGCCAGGCCTACCCATGAATATTGGGGGTATAGTGCTGGAGTGGATTTTGAAAGGAAGGTTATGGTCAAGAAGAATGCTTCTGAACTGCTTGAAAAGTTCTTTAAAAAAAGAGGATATCAGGCCGCTCCCATTTTGATGTCCGGGAATACAGACTGTTACCAGCCTGCGGAACGGCAGTTTGAAATTACAAGAAAACTTCTCCAGGTTTGCCTGGATTACCGGCATCCGGTGCATGTGCTTACAAAAAATGCCCTTGTCTTAAGGGATATTGATCTCCTTAGACCGATGGCGGAGCAAAACCTGGTTTCGGTCTCTTTAAGTATTCCTACGATCAATGAAGAACTCCGCAGGACGATGGAGCCCCGCACAAGCTCCGCAGCCAACAAACTGAAAGCAATATCTGTACTGGCAGAAAACAATATTCCAGTGAATGTCATGGTAGCGCCAATCATTCCGGGACTGAACAGTGACGAGCCGCTAAGTATTCTGAAAGCCATCTCCGAAGCAGGTGCCCAGAATTTCGGCTACACCCTGGTACGGCTGAATGATTCAGTAGAACCGGTATTTGTCAAATGGATTGAATCTGCCTTTCCTGACAGGGCTCAGAAGGTTCTCAATCTGATCCGCTCCATGCGGGGAGGGAAACTGGGAGAGAAAAAATATTTTGACGACCGTCAAAAGGGAGAGGGTAATATTGCAGACATGATCCATAATACATTCAAAATAGGCCGGAAGAAGTTTTTTGACGGCAAAGAATTTCCCAAATTATCCACAGCGGGATTTACCGGTACAAAGGATCAGCAGCTCCGGTTATTTGATTGGTAA
- a CDS encoding bacteriocin-like protein: MKNLKKLSKNQLKGISGGGVKPLPESEFCFYACGNTVICTACSDDFKCPDDSI; the protein is encoded by the coding sequence ATGAAAAATTTAAAAAAACTAAGCAAAAACCAATTAAAAGGAATTTCCGGAGGAGGCGTTAAGCCCCTTCCAGAATCAGAATTCTGTTTCTATGCATGCGGCAATACGGTAATCTGTACAGCATGCAGTGATGACTTCAAATGTCCGGATGATTCCATTTAA
- a CDS encoding T9SS type A sorting domain-containing protein, translating into MKKLISIFFVLVFSSSIYAGWSTSERKNCKWWNKKYHATARVFTGLFASQTTGNCGYAYAEKIKNCAWQKASRGDNGVWAQGGVNKRICSRGEVITLLDEFFLPQTDETEEIIEESEIKAAPSIFDEASHSVIIPNITGKIRLKKDNGFYSDLRFSIWKPTDDTVNFVEDETMDDSEILHQITVKVTDEGLIFKGELVTEDIKSKFNVVKTGDEIYVEISDLSLKFPIDENISLDDLAVQIEGDGAPDTKANASKMSHNTEMAIANNEYKFNVYPNPTSDFINIEFSNNLSEGNTNIQIYNFSGKKVKDVYNDQINRGNLKSLKIDLSSLPKGEYFILIDSNGKRLSKKIIKD; encoded by the coding sequence ATGAAAAAACTAATCTCCATTTTTTTTGTGCTTGTATTTTCAAGCAGTATTTACGCCGGCTGGAGCACTTCAGAAAGAAAAAACTGCAAATGGTGGAACAAAAAATACCATGCGACGGCAAGAGTTTTTACCGGACTGTTTGCATCCCAGACAACAGGCAACTGCGGATATGCGTATGCTGAAAAAATTAAAAATTGTGCCTGGCAAAAAGCTTCTCGTGGTGATAACGGAGTCTGGGCACAAGGCGGTGTCAACAAAAGGATCTGTTCCAGAGGTGAAGTAATTACCCTTTTAGATGAGTTTTTCCTGCCGCAAACAGATGAAACTGAAGAGATTATTGAAGAATCTGAAATCAAAGCTGCACCATCTATCTTTGATGAAGCTTCTCATTCCGTTATCATCCCAAATATTACCGGAAAAATAAGACTCAAGAAGGATAATGGTTTTTATTCTGATCTTCGTTTTTCCATCTGGAAACCTACTGACGACACAGTTAACTTTGTTGAAGATGAAACGATGGACGATTCTGAGATCCTGCATCAAATTACCGTAAAAGTTACTGATGAAGGCCTGATATTCAAAGGAGAATTGGTAACTGAGGATATTAAGTCCAAATTCAATGTCGTGAAGACGGGAGATGAAATCTATGTTGAAATAAGCGATCTTTCACTAAAATTCCCGATAGACGAAAATATTTCGTTAGATGACCTAGCTGTACAGATAGAAGGCGACGGCGCACCGGATACTAAGGCAAATGCTTCTAAAATGTCCCACAATACAGAGATGGCCATTGCAAACAATGAATATAAATTTAATGTTTACCCGAATCCTACTTCGGATTTCATTAATATAGAATTTTCAAATAATCTTTCAGAAGGGAATACAAATATCCAGATCTACAACTTCTCAGGAAAAAAAGTAAAGGATGTTTATAACGATCAGATTAACAGAGGAAATTTAAAATCGTTAAAGATCGATCTTTCTTCTCTTCCAAAAGGAGAGTATTTCATCCTGATAGACAGTAATGGTAAAAGGCTAAGCAAAAAAATAATCAAAGATTAA
- a CDS encoding DUF2795 domain-containing protein has translation MYWTLELASYLSDAPWPMTKAELIDYAIRTGAPMEVVENLQAIEDEGEIYESIEEVWSDYPTDEDFLWNEDEY, from the coding sequence ATGTACTGGACATTAGAATTAGCCTCCTATTTAAGTGACGCACCGTGGCCAATGACAAAAGCGGAGCTCATTGATTATGCAATCCGAACTGGTGCCCCTATGGAAGTGGTAGAGAATCTTCAGGCCATTGAAGATGAAGGAGAAATCTATGAGTCTATCGAAGAGGTTTGGAGCGATTATCCTACCGATGAGGACTTCCTTTGGAACGAAGACGAATATTAA
- a CDS encoding GDP-mannose 4,6-dehydratase, with amino-acid sequence MVYLVTGGSGFIGSHLTEQLLKNGHSVINIDSFDDFYDYKIKIKNTLESVGQSTDFEFTGKNTDILKLVSSTESDRYILYHQDIRDKSGLENIFSRHPIDMVIHLAALAGVRPSIERPLEYEEVNIRGTMNLWELCREFGIKNFICASSSSVYGNNEKIPFAETDPVDHPISPYAATKKCGEVLGHVYHQLYGINMIQLRFFTVYGPRQRPDLAIHKFTRLISEGMEIPFYGDGTTARDYTYIDDIIDGILKSVRYLETHSGIYEILNLGESQVITLSEMLSAIEDTLGKKARKKRLPMQPGDVQKTNADISKAKALIGYKPDTDFQNGIKKFVEWFLRK; translated from the coding sequence ATGGTTTATCTTGTTACCGGAGGAAGCGGGTTTATCGGGTCTCACTTGACAGAGCAGTTATTAAAAAACGGACATTCTGTCATTAATATTGACAGCTTCGATGATTTTTATGATTATAAAATTAAAATTAAAAATACGCTTGAATCGGTTGGACAATCTACCGATTTTGAATTTACCGGTAAAAACACGGATATCCTGAAGCTCGTTTCATCCACGGAATCAGACCGGTATATATTGTACCATCAGGATATCAGGGATAAATCCGGACTGGAAAATATCTTCAGCAGACACCCTATTGACATGGTCATCCATCTGGCCGCACTAGCCGGTGTACGCCCTTCCATTGAAAGGCCGCTGGAATATGAGGAAGTCAACATCCGCGGCACCATGAATCTCTGGGAACTGTGCAGGGAATTCGGCATCAAAAATTTCATCTGCGCCTCATCGTCAAGCGTTTACGGCAATAACGAAAAAATCCCCTTTGCCGAAACTGATCCTGTAGACCATCCGATTTCACCGTATGCTGCCACCAAAAAATGTGGGGAAGTACTGGGACATGTGTATCACCAGCTGTATGGCATCAATATGATCCAGCTTAGGTTTTTCACGGTCTACGGACCGCGCCAGAGGCCTGATTTGGCCATTCATAAGTTCACACGGCTGATTTCTGAAGGCATGGAAATTCCATTTTACGGTGACGGTACCACGGCCAGAGATTACACTTATATTGATGATATTATTGACGGAATCCTGAAGTCTGTCAGATACCTGGAAACCCACTCCGGGATATACGAGATCCTGAATCTGGGCGAAAGCCAGGTAATTACCCTATCTGAAATGCTCTCTGCCATTGAGGATACACTGGGAAAAAAGGCCCGGAAAAAAAGGCTGCCGATGCAGCCCGGAGATGTACAGAAAACCAATGCCGACATCAGCAAAGCAAAGGCTTTAATCGGCTACAAACCAGACACCGACTTCCAAAATGGCATAAAAAAATTTGTGGAATGGTTTTTGAGAAAATGA
- a CDS encoding DUF2797 domain-containing protein, translated as MQFQGQILKMASYNDRPVQYYLNLSGDLIHMNELFGKELTLKHTGYECVHCGEDKPIYRMGFCKNCFFESPYASDTIIRPELSKAHLGIAERDLEIEKEIQLQPHTVYLAYTGEVKVGVTRNTQIPTRWIDQGATFALPIARTENRYEAGMIEVALKQHVPDKTNWKKMLQDDFEDEVDLADFQQKIRQYFPEDFQKFYSEGEDLWMIDYPFEKPEKVTSFTLDKKPEFTGRLTGIKGQYLGFEGGDFINIRGHEGYRVELTIKD; from the coding sequence ATGCAGTTTCAGGGGCAAATTTTGAAGATGGCCAGCTATAATGACAGGCCTGTGCAATATTATCTTAACCTTTCAGGGGATCTGATCCATATGAATGAGTTGTTCGGGAAAGAACTCACCCTAAAGCATACAGGGTATGAATGTGTCCATTGCGGCGAGGATAAGCCCATATACAGGATGGGGTTCTGTAAGAACTGTTTTTTCGAAAGTCCGTATGCCAGTGATACCATCATCCGGCCCGAACTTTCAAAAGCCCATCTGGGAATTGCCGAGCGTGACCTTGAAATTGAAAAGGAAATACAGCTTCAGCCTCATACCGTTTATCTGGCATATACAGGAGAAGTGAAGGTTGGGGTAACGAGGAATACACAAATTCCTACGCGCTGGATCGATCAGGGCGCAACATTTGCTCTTCCTATAGCGCGAACTGAGAACCGTTATGAAGCCGGGATGATTGAAGTCGCTTTAAAACAGCATGTGCCTGATAAGACAAACTGGAAGAAAATGCTCCAGGATGATTTTGAGGATGAAGTGGACCTGGCGGATTTCCAGCAGAAAATCAGGCAGTATTTTCCGGAAGACTTCCAGAAGTTCTATAGCGAAGGGGAAGATTTATGGATGATTGATTATCCTTTTGAAAAACCTGAAAAAGTAACATCTTTCACCCTGGATAAAAAACCGGAGTTTACAGGCCGTCTTACCGGGATCAAAGGCCAGTATCTGGGTTTTGAAGGCGGGGATTTCATCAACATCAGAGGCCACGAGGGTTACAGGGTAGAGCTTACGATCAAAGATTGA
- the secA gene encoding preprotein translocase subunit SecA, translated as MSFLNKVLKGFLGDKKAQDLKEVKKVVTKIKAAEPGIQQLSDDGLRQKTAEFKENIQSATSKITAQIEQIKEQIKNSTNVDEKEALFSRIEVLKKESYELEEKVLSQILPEAFALIKETARRWAQNGEIRVTATDWDRQLAGAGKDFVEIQGDTAVWKNSWDAAGTAVVWDMVHYDVQFIGGVILHSGKIAEMATGEGKTLVGTLPIYLNSLPGRGVHVVTVNDYLARRDSAWMGPLYQFHGLSIDCIDNHQPNSDGRRKAYNSDITYGTNNEFGFDYLRDNMVTSPSELVQRELNFAIVDEVDSVLVDDARTPLIISGPVPQGDRQEFDVLKPSIDRIVEVQKKTVSAIFNEAKKLIAAGNTKEGGFKLLQAYRGLPKNRQLIKFLSESGNRALLQKVEAQYMQDNNRDMPIVDKDLYFVIEEKNNQVDLTDKGVEYMSQGNSDPNFFVLPDIGTEIAEVEAKNLSKEEEFEAKERLFAEFAEKSERVHTMSQLLKAYTLFEKDDEYVVIDGEVKIVDEQTGRIMEGRRYSDGLHQAIEAKENVKIEAATQTFATVTLQNYFRMYNKLAGMTGTAETEAGELWEIYKLDVVVIPTNRPIQRNDKQDLVFKTNREKYNAVIEEIEKLTEAKRPVLVGTTSVEISQLLSKALQLRKIPHQVLNAKLHKKEAEIVAGAGQPGVVTIATNMAGRGTDIKLSKEVKEAGGLAIIGTERHDSRRVDRQLRGRAGRQGDPGSSQFYVSLEDNLMRLFGSERIAKMMDRMGHKEGEVIQHSMITRSIERAQKKVEENNFGIRKRLLEYDDVMNKQRDVIYKRRKNALFGDHLKYDITNMIFDVANSIVAKGKASGSYKDFEFEIIKNFTMESPVSENDFGNKNVKDLTEIVFKAAQEDYQMKLNLLKEKSFPIIENVYQNQGSMFKMIQVPFTDGHKTLTIVTDLKEAYETHCDSLINDFEKNITLSIIDENWKLHLREMDDLRRSSQGAVYEQKDPLVIYKQESFHLFTDMIDKMNKEIISFLYKGEIPA; from the coding sequence ATGAGTTTTTTAAACAAAGTTCTTAAAGGGTTTTTGGGAGACAAGAAAGCGCAGGACCTAAAAGAAGTAAAAAAAGTTGTAACAAAAATCAAAGCTGCAGAACCCGGCATCCAGCAATTGTCTGATGACGGACTGAGACAAAAAACTGCTGAATTTAAAGAGAACATACAATCTGCAACCAGCAAGATAACAGCACAGATAGAACAAATTAAAGAGCAGATTAAAAATTCGACCAATGTTGATGAGAAGGAAGCTCTTTTTTCCAGGATTGAGGTTCTGAAAAAAGAATCTTATGAACTTGAAGAAAAAGTCCTCAGCCAGATCCTTCCTGAAGCCTTCGCGCTGATCAAGGAAACCGCCAGAAGATGGGCGCAGAACGGAGAGATCCGTGTAACGGCTACCGACTGGGACAGGCAACTGGCTGGTGCAGGCAAAGACTTTGTAGAAATTCAGGGAGACACAGCTGTTTGGAAAAACTCATGGGATGCTGCAGGAACTGCCGTAGTGTGGGATATGGTACATTACGACGTACAGTTCATCGGCGGGGTGATCCTTCACAGCGGTAAAATTGCCGAGATGGCAACCGGAGAAGGTAAAACCCTTGTGGGAACACTGCCTATTTATTTGAACTCACTTCCGGGAAGAGGGGTGCATGTGGTAACCGTTAACGACTATCTTGCGAGAAGAGACTCGGCGTGGATGGGGCCGTTGTATCAGTTCCATGGCTTATCCATCGACTGTATTGACAACCACCAGCCTAACTCTGACGGAAGAAGAAAAGCCTATAACTCAGATATTACTTACGGAACGAACAATGAATTCGGCTTCGATTACCTGAGAGACAATATGGTGACCTCACCTTCAGAACTGGTACAGAGAGAGCTTAATTTCGCAATTGTGGATGAGGTGGATTCCGTATTGGTAGATGATGCCAGAACGCCTTTGATCATTTCCGGGCCGGTACCTCAGGGTGACCGTCAGGAGTTTGATGTGCTGAAGCCGTCTATCGACCGCATCGTTGAGGTACAGAAAAAAACCGTTTCCGCAATTTTCAATGAAGCGAAAAAATTAATCGCTGCCGGAAACACCAAAGAAGGAGGATTCAAACTTCTTCAGGCCTACAGGGGCCTTCCTAAAAACAGGCAGCTGATTAAATTCCTGTCTGAAAGCGGGAACCGTGCGTTGCTTCAAAAAGTGGAGGCACAATACATGCAGGATAACAACCGGGACATGCCGATTGTAGATAAAGACCTTTACTTCGTGATCGAAGAAAAGAATAATCAGGTAGACCTTACCGATAAAGGGGTTGAATATATGTCTCAGGGGAACTCTGACCCTAATTTCTTCGTTCTTCCGGATATCGGGACAGAAATCGCCGAAGTAGAGGCAAAAAACCTTTCCAAAGAAGAGGAATTTGAAGCAAAAGAAAGATTATTTGCAGAATTTGCAGAAAAATCTGAGCGGGTTCATACCATGAGCCAGCTCCTTAAAGCCTATACCCTTTTTGAAAAAGATGACGAGTATGTGGTGATTGACGGAGAAGTGAAAATCGTGGACGAGCAGACAGGACGTATCATGGAAGGAAGACGGTACTCAGACGGTCTTCACCAGGCGATTGAAGCGAAAGAAAACGTAAAGATCGAAGCAGCTACCCAGACTTTTGCTACCGTTACCCTTCAGAACTATTTCCGTATGTACAACAAGCTTGCCGGGATGACCGGTACGGCTGAAACGGAAGCCGGTGAGCTTTGGGAGATCTATAAACTGGATGTAGTAGTAATCCCGACCAACCGCCCGATCCAGAGAAATGACAAGCAGGATCTGGTTTTCAAAACCAACCGCGAAAAATATAATGCCGTAATTGAAGAAATTGAAAAGCTTACTGAAGCCAAAAGACCGGTACTGGTAGGTACTACATCAGTGGAGATTTCCCAGTTACTGTCCAAAGCACTTCAGCTGAGAAAAATCCCACACCAGGTACTCAACGCTAAGCTTCACAAGAAGGAAGCGGAAATTGTTGCCGGAGCAGGACAACCTGGCGTAGTAACCATTGCTACGAACATGGCAGGCCGTGGTACGGATATCAAGCTTTCCAAAGAAGTAAAAGAAGCAGGAGGTCTTGCCATCATTGGTACGGAACGACATGATTCCAGGCGTGTGGACAGGCAGTTAAGAGGTAGGGCCGGCCGTCAGGGAGACCCGGGAAGCTCTCAGTTCTATGTATCCCTGGAAGATAACCTGATGCGTTTATTCGGTTCTGAACGTATTGCCAAAATGATGGACAGGATGGGCCATAAGGAAGGTGAAGTAATTCAGCATTCCATGATTACCCGATCTATTGAAAGAGCCCAGAAAAAAGTGGAGGAAAACAACTTCGGGATCAGGAAAAGGCTGCTTGAATATGATGACGTTATGAACAAGCAGCGTGACGTGATCTACAAGAGAAGAAAGAATGCATTGTTCGGGGATCACCTGAAATATGACATTACCAATATGATCTTTGACGTGGCTAATTCTATCGTAGCCAAAGGAAAAGCATCCGGAAGTTATAAGGATTTCGAATTTGAGATCATTAAGAATTTCACGATGGAATCTCCGGTTTCAGAAAATGATTTCGGTAACAAGAACGTAAAAGACCTTACAGAAATCGTGTTTAAGGCTGCTCAGGAAGATTATCAGATGAAACTCAACCTTCTGAAAGAAAAATCATTCCCGATTATTGAGAATGTATATCAGAACCAGGGATCGATGTTTAAGATGATTCAGGTTCCTTTTACAGACGGACATAAGACCCTGACTATCGTAACAGATCTTAAAGAGGCTTATGAGACGCATTGTGACAGCCTGATCAATGATTTTGAAAAGAATATTACTTTATCCATCATCGATGAAAACTGGAAACTGCACCTGCGTGAAATGGATGATCTGAGAAGATCTTCGCAGGGAGCTGTTTACGAGCAGAAAGATCCGTTGGTTATTTACAAACAGGAATCTTTCCATCTGTTTACAGATATGATCGATAAGATGAACAAAGAAATTATTTCATTCTTGTACAAAGGTGAAATTCCCGCGTAA
- a CDS encoding PepSY-associated TM helix domain-containing protein, with product MKLKTAKRWFNWHKWTSLICTVFLLYLCITGLPLIFHEEIEHLLQGNKEAVVQNHAKMSLDKLAQIAESKYPGEKARYVFWDENEKNKVLFDIVDRPDAPYEKSKYLVLNEYTGEILGAPRTDGIMNVILKLHTDMFLGIPGKLFLGIMGILFMISIISGIVLYGPIMKKYDFGMVRKNRSSRLRWLDTHNLLGIAITAWMLVVGFTGVINTLSDVIVGLWQQGQLAEMTAPYKNQKPISGKLSSLDDAKKSAENAIKDMKVAVIAFPGTDFTSKHHYAVFMRGNTELTSKLLKPVLIDAATGTVTDSRDMPWYVNALFISEPLHFGNYGGMVLKIIWVIFDVFTILVLITGLYLWIARRKAEKQQLQLLIPKNSKA from the coding sequence ATGAAGCTAAAAACAGCAAAACGCTGGTTTAATTGGCATAAATGGACAAGTCTCATCTGTACCGTTTTTCTGCTGTACCTCTGTATTACAGGGCTACCGTTGATTTTTCATGAAGAAATTGAACATCTTTTACAGGGCAATAAAGAAGCCGTAGTACAAAACCACGCAAAAATGAGCCTGGACAAACTTGCTCAGATTGCGGAATCCAAATATCCCGGAGAGAAAGCAAGATATGTTTTCTGGGATGAAAATGAAAAGAATAAAGTCCTTTTTGATATTGTAGACAGGCCGGATGCACCGTATGAAAAAAGCAAATACCTGGTGCTGAATGAATATACCGGAGAAATTCTGGGAGCTCCGAGAACAGACGGAATCATGAATGTTATTCTTAAGCTTCATACCGATATGTTCCTAGGCATTCCTGGAAAACTTTTCCTGGGCATCATGGGCATTTTATTTATGATTTCCATTATTTCAGGCATTGTGCTGTATGGTCCTATCATGAAAAAGTATGACTTCGGAATGGTCCGCAAGAACAGATCCAGCAGACTCAGGTGGCTGGATACCCATAACCTATTGGGGATTGCCATTACTGCATGGATGCTTGTGGTGGGGTTTACAGGGGTCATCAATACCCTTTCAGATGTTATCGTTGGATTATGGCAACAGGGCCAGCTGGCCGAAATGACAGCTCCTTACAAGAATCAGAAACCTATTTCAGGAAAACTGAGTTCTTTGGATGATGCCAAAAAATCCGCAGAGAATGCCATTAAAGATATGAAGGTAGCCGTGATCGCATTTCCGGGTACCGATTTTACCAGCAAACATCACTATGCGGTCTTTATGAGAGGAAATACAGAGCTGACCTCCAAATTACTGAAGCCGGTACTTATAGATGCCGCAACTGGTACTGTAACTGATTCAAGGGATATGCCGTGGTATGTTAATGCCCTTTTCATTTCGGAGCCTTTACATTTTGGAAATTATGGTGGTATGGTCCTTAAAATTATCTGGGTGATATTTGATGTATTCACCATTCTGGTACTCATTACAGGCCTCTATCTATGGATTGCCCGCAGAAAAGCGGAAAAACAGCAACTCCAGCTCCTCATTCCAAAAAATTCCAAAGCATGA